From Bordetella flabilis, the proteins below share one genomic window:
- the trhA gene encoding PAQR family membrane homeostasis protein TrhA: MYEGERFNGMTHLAGLALAIAASAALIHQAAAMNVEVRQVIGCAVFAVSMIAVYASSALYHCTRGPLKALWAKTDHCAIYLLIAGTYTPLALGPIRPGWGAAMGAVIWLLAGVGIARELRAAPGAAPSLPLYLIMGWLGVIFAAPAAGAMSAHCLGWLVAGALLYTVGTLFYMNDRRWRHAHGIWHLFVIGGSACHFVTVFGLLRNPPVA, translated from the coding sequence ATGTACGAAGGCGAACGTTTCAATGGCATGACGCATCTTGCGGGGCTGGCGCTGGCTATCGCGGCGTCCGCGGCGTTGATCCATCAAGCCGCCGCGATGAATGTGGAAGTCCGGCAGGTCATCGGATGCGCGGTCTTCGCGGTGTCGATGATCGCGGTATACGCTTCGTCCGCCCTTTATCACTGCACACGCGGCCCGCTCAAGGCGCTGTGGGCCAAGACGGACCATTGCGCTATTTACCTGCTGATTGCCGGCACTTATACGCCTCTGGCCCTGGGACCGATACGGCCCGGCTGGGGCGCCGCCATGGGCGCGGTGATCTGGCTGCTCGCGGGCGTCGGTATTGCACGGGAGCTGCGGGCCGCGCCCGGTGCGGCGCCCTCGCTGCCGCTCTACCTGATCATGGGATGGCTGGGGGTCATCTTCGCGGCGCCGGCGGCGGGCGCCATGTCGGCCCATTGCCTGGGGTGGCTGGTGGCGGGAGCCCTGCTTTACACGGTGGGGACCCTGTTTTACATGAACGACCGGCGGTGGCGGCACGCGCATGGCATCTGGCATCTGTTCGTCATCGGCGGGTCGGCGTGCCATTTCGTCACGGTATTCGGCCTGCTGCGGAATCCGCCGGTCGCGTGA
- a CDS encoding class I SAM-dependent methyltransferase, whose product MTDPEELRRISQQTLRYYEDGAEAFRAGTQDHDVSQNIAALLDNIHGAPPFVILDLGCGPGRDLRAFTARGHRAIGLEGASRFAEMAREASGCEVWMQDFLALDLPDAYFDGIYANASLFHVPSPELPRVLRQLRAALKDGGVFFSSNPRGNNEEGWNRGRYGAYHDMDTWRRHVQAAGFDEIMHYYRPTGLPREQQPWLASVWRARPASATTP is encoded by the coding sequence ATGACGGACCCCGAAGAACTGCGTCGCATCTCCCAGCAAACGCTGCGCTACTACGAAGACGGCGCCGAAGCTTTCCGCGCCGGTACGCAGGACCACGACGTCAGCCAGAACATCGCCGCGCTCCTGGACAATATCCACGGCGCGCCGCCGTTCGTCATCCTGGACCTGGGCTGCGGCCCGGGGCGTGACCTGCGTGCCTTCACCGCGCGTGGCCATCGGGCCATCGGCCTGGAGGGCGCGAGCCGCTTCGCAGAGATGGCGCGCGAGGCCTCCGGCTGCGAGGTGTGGATGCAGGATTTCCTGGCGCTGGACCTGCCGGACGCCTATTTCGACGGCATTTACGCCAATGCATCGCTGTTCCATGTGCCGTCGCCGGAACTGCCGCGCGTGCTGCGCCAGTTGCGTGCGGCGCTCAAGGACGGCGGCGTTTTCTTCAGCTCCAACCCGCGTGGCAATAACGAGGAAGGCTGGAACCGGGGCCGCTACGGCGCGTATCACGATATGGATACATGGCGCCGCCATGTGCAAGCCGCAGGTTTCGACGAGATCATGCACTATTACCGCCCAACGGGTCTGCCGCGCGAACAGCAGCCCTGGCTGGCGAGCGTGTGGCGCGCACGGCCGGCATCCGCGACCACACCCTGA
- a CDS encoding peroxiredoxin-like family protein: MSLQDKLDAFKADFKAGKAPYNAPPEIHPIMERATAELIAGGQAARAVKAGDRAPQFTLHDQDGNEVSSSDLLARGPLVVTFYRGVWCPYCNIELQALNEALPQIQAYGGNVVAISPQTPVNSRKSVRTNQLGFPVLSDVEGGTGAAFGLRFKLPDYLVDLYKQLKNDLPAFNNDPSWTLPMPARYVIGRDGIVLYSEINPDYTQRPDPAEMFSVLEKAAQRG; the protein is encoded by the coding sequence ATGTCGCTGCAGGACAAACTCGACGCCTTCAAGGCCGACTTCAAGGCGGGCAAGGCGCCGTACAACGCGCCCCCCGAAATCCATCCCATCATGGAACGCGCCACGGCCGAGCTGATCGCCGGCGGCCAGGCCGCGCGCGCCGTCAAGGCCGGCGATCGCGCGCCGCAATTCACGCTGCACGACCAGGATGGCAACGAAGTCTCGTCGTCGGACCTGCTGGCGCGCGGCCCGCTGGTGGTCACGTTCTACCGGGGCGTATGGTGCCCATACTGCAACATCGAACTGCAGGCGCTGAACGAAGCCTTGCCGCAGATCCAGGCCTACGGCGGCAACGTCGTCGCGATCTCGCCGCAGACGCCGGTCAACAGCCGCAAATCGGTACGCACCAATCAATTGGGTTTCCCGGTGCTCAGCGATGTCGAGGGCGGGACCGGCGCGGCCTTCGGCCTGCGCTTCAAGCTGCCCGACTACCTGGTCGATCTGTACAAACAGCTGAAGAACGACCTGCCGGCGTTCAACAACGATCCGAGCTGGACACTGCCGATGCCGGCGCGCTACGTCATCGGCAGGGATGGCATCGTGCTGTATTCGGAAATCAATCCCGACTACACGCAGCGCCCCGACCCCGCGGAAATGTTCTCCGTGCTGGAAAAGGCGGCGCAGCGCGGCTGA
- a CDS encoding esterase gives MNRIAAWLLGALCVTTMATSPATAQENAAQRPKPLTIQEQGSFFVGGRDIHSDSLSTAPGRGANGTITVDQMYVSYQLPLHARRYPITLIHGCCLTGKTWETTPDGRMGWQEYFVRKGYGTYVIDQVSRGRSASDPSAINSVKMGKASADTLPAIFAAGHEEAWAIFRFGPEYPKAYPGMQFPLQAQAELWKQLVPDWFAALPSPNPTVPNLSALARKLHGTILMSHSQGGVYPFQTAALSTEGIAGIVAIEPTVCPSATDDMQPYTRMPILVLYGDNVDKSPRWAPRLEKCRAFIGAVAKAGGKAQLVLLPDAGFHGNTHMLMQDRNSIQVADWVLGWISRNIEHRS, from the coding sequence ATGAACCGCATCGCAGCATGGTTGTTGGGCGCCCTGTGCGTCACGACCATGGCCACCTCGCCGGCGACGGCGCAAGAAAACGCGGCGCAACGCCCCAAGCCGCTGACGATACAGGAGCAAGGCAGCTTTTTCGTGGGCGGGCGGGACATACATTCCGACAGCCTGTCCACGGCGCCGGGGCGGGGCGCGAACGGCACCATCACCGTGGACCAGATGTATGTCAGCTACCAATTGCCGCTGCACGCGAGGCGCTATCCCATCACGCTCATCCACGGCTGCTGCCTGACCGGCAAGACGTGGGAAACCACGCCCGATGGCCGCATGGGCTGGCAGGAATATTTCGTCCGCAAGGGCTACGGCACCTACGTGATCGACCAGGTGTCGCGCGGACGGTCGGCCAGCGACCCGTCGGCGATCAACAGCGTGAAGATGGGCAAGGCATCTGCCGACACCCTGCCCGCCATCTTCGCCGCCGGGCATGAAGAAGCCTGGGCAATCTTCCGCTTCGGGCCGGAGTATCCCAAGGCCTATCCCGGCATGCAGTTCCCGCTGCAAGCGCAGGCCGAACTATGGAAACAGCTCGTACCGGATTGGTTCGCGGCGCTGCCCAGCCCGAATCCGACTGTGCCCAACCTGTCCGCGCTGGCGCGCAAGCTGCACGGCACCATACTCATGAGCCACTCGCAAGGCGGCGTCTACCCTTTCCAGACGGCGGCGCTCAGCACGGAGGGAATCGCCGGCATCGTCGCCATCGAACCCACCGTCTGCCCCAGCGCCACCGACGACATGCAGCCCTACACCCGAATGCCCATCCTCGTGCTGTACGGAGACAACGTAGACAAGTCGCCGCGCTGGGCGCCCCGACTGGAAAAGTGCCGCGCCTTCATCGGCGCGGTTGCCAAGGCCGGAGGCAAGGCGCAACTGGTGCTGCTGCCGGACGCGGGCTTCCACGGCAATACCCACATGCTGATGCAGGACAGGAACAGCATCCAGGTGGCCGACTGGGTGCTGGGCTGGATCAGCCGGAACATCGAGCACCGGTCCTGA
- a CDS encoding cupin domain-containing protein, whose protein sequence is MVDTLTDFSHIRPGDTEFRSGGLRDFFAYRDLGIAKATKGAVIAQLVRAQNAPEDGTGWHVHEAQFHIVYMLKGWARFMYEDKETLVSAGDCVHQNPGIRHYLFDYSPDMEYLEVVGPADFGSIGVDGPQGVRVPAPQPWSAADIAA, encoded by the coding sequence ATGGTCGACACGCTCACGGACTTCTCCCATATCAGACCTGGCGACACCGAGTTTCGTTCCGGCGGACTCAGGGATTTTTTCGCCTATCGCGACCTCGGCATCGCCAAGGCCACCAAGGGCGCCGTCATCGCGCAGTTGGTGCGCGCCCAGAACGCACCGGAAGACGGGACCGGCTGGCACGTCCATGAAGCCCAGTTCCATATCGTCTATATGCTGAAGGGCTGGGCACGCTTCATGTACGAGGACAAGGAAACCCTGGTCAGCGCCGGCGACTGTGTGCACCAGAACCCCGGTATCCGGCACTACCTGTTCGACTACTCGCCGGACATGGAATATCTGGAAGTCGTAGGCCCGGCGGACTTCGGCAGCATTGGCGTCGACGGCCCGCAGGGCGTACGGGTGCCCGCGCCCCAGCCATGGAGCGCCGCGGACATTGCGGCCTAG
- a CDS encoding HlyD family efflux transporter periplasmic adaptor subunit, translating to MSTAPAIAAPAPAAGPSLPATLPALREDLHLLPAAANRDGSPAWMIQDPIGNRFFRIGWLEFELLSRWQLGTPQALLAAVHGETPLSASEDELLHLLVFLAQQQLLRASDAAGSDRLAALRKARAATGWKWLLHNYLFIRIPLWRPGRFLRATMPWVAPLFSRTFVALVGLLTLTGVLLASRQWDTFLATFQDKLSFEGLLGYMVALAVTKSLHELGHAYTATRYGVRVAHMGFALLVMWPVLYTDTSESWKLADRRQRFHIAGAGILVETMIAGLATLAWSLTEDPTAKSAFYFLATTSWFISLTLNASPFMRFDGYYLLSDALDLPNLHERAGGLARAQLRRTLLGWREPDPEHFDRPLRVFLVTFSWLTWAYRFVVFLGIATAVYLFFFKLLGIILFAVEILWFVVMPIYREVGVWVRRGGIRAARMMTWLLALLALWAVCVLVGGDKVRAPAWAHSATQHTLYSPIPARIVQAPAQAGPIRGGQVLYVLDAPEIRNKAARADVAVQALQAQLAGLQGEKDGEEKRSVLLRQLAREMTEAASHRAELRRLTLRAPADGVLVDLDKELRPGVWVNTKQALGVAVDGGAWLVDAYMQQQDLGIVQVGDRARFYPARDASAPLAGRVVSVDTARTLYLPNPMLGTEHGGQIPAHTVRQGQTMPRDVLYRVQIALDAPPPWLSTRPGEVVIDVQHRRWLPQWVNDLIVVVIREAGF from the coding sequence GTGAGCACGGCGCCGGCCATCGCGGCGCCGGCGCCGGCCGCCGGCCCGTCCTTGCCGGCCACGCTGCCTGCCCTGCGCGAGGACCTGCACCTGCTGCCGGCCGCCGCCAACCGGGATGGCTCGCCGGCCTGGATGATCCAGGACCCCATAGGCAACCGGTTTTTCCGCATCGGCTGGCTGGAGTTCGAGCTGCTGTCGCGCTGGCAACTGGGCACCCCGCAGGCCCTGCTCGCGGCCGTGCACGGCGAGACGCCCTTGTCGGCCAGCGAGGACGAACTGCTGCACCTGTTGGTCTTCCTGGCGCAACAGCAGTTGCTGCGCGCCAGCGATGCCGCCGGTTCGGACCGCCTGGCGGCGCTGCGCAAGGCGCGCGCCGCCACCGGCTGGAAATGGCTGCTGCACAACTATCTGTTCATCCGCATCCCTCTGTGGCGGCCGGGGCGCTTCCTGCGCGCCACCATGCCCTGGGTCGCGCCGCTGTTCTCGCGCACCTTCGTGGCGCTGGTCGGCCTGCTCACGTTGACGGGCGTGCTGCTGGCTTCCAGGCAATGGGACACTTTCCTGGCGACCTTCCAGGACAAGCTGTCGTTCGAGGGCCTGCTCGGGTATATGGTCGCCCTGGCGGTCACCAAAAGCCTGCACGAACTCGGCCACGCCTATACCGCCACGCGCTACGGCGTGCGCGTCGCCCATATGGGCTTCGCCTTGCTGGTCATGTGGCCAGTCCTTTACACGGACACCAGCGAATCCTGGAAGCTGGCGGACCGGCGCCAGCGCTTTCATATCGCCGGCGCCGGGATACTGGTCGAAACCATGATCGCCGGCCTGGCCACGCTGGCATGGAGCCTGACGGAAGACCCCACGGCCAAGAGCGCGTTCTATTTCCTGGCCACCACGAGCTGGTTCATATCGCTCACCTTGAATGCCAGCCCCTTCATGCGCTTCGACGGCTATTACCTGCTGTCGGACGCGCTCGACCTGCCCAATCTGCACGAGCGCGCCGGCGGGCTGGCGCGGGCGCAGTTGCGCCGCACGCTCCTGGGCTGGCGGGAACCGGATCCCGAGCATTTCGACCGTCCCCTGCGGGTGTTCCTGGTGACGTTTTCGTGGCTGACCTGGGCGTACCGCTTCGTGGTGTTCCTGGGCATCGCCACCGCGGTCTATCTCTTCTTCTTCAAACTGCTCGGCATCATCCTGTTCGCGGTCGAGATTCTCTGGTTCGTTGTCATGCCGATATACCGGGAGGTGGGCGTATGGGTGCGCCGGGGCGGCATACGGGCGGCGCGCATGATGACGTGGCTGCTCGCCTTGCTGGCCCTATGGGCCGTCTGCGTCCTGGTGGGCGGCGACAAGGTCCGCGCGCCGGCCTGGGCCCATAGCGCGACGCAGCACACGCTGTACAGCCCCATACCGGCCCGGATCGTCCAGGCGCCCGCCCAGGCCGGCCCCATACGCGGCGGCCAGGTCCTCTATGTGCTGGACGCGCCGGAGATCCGCAACAAGGCCGCCCGCGCCGATGTCGCCGTGCAGGCCTTGCAGGCCCAGCTTGCGGGGCTCCAGGGGGAGAAGGACGGCGAGGAAAAAAGGTCGGTCCTGCTGCGGCAACTCGCCCGGGAAATGACCGAGGCAGCGTCGCACCGCGCCGAGTTGCGGCGGCTGACCTTGCGCGCGCCCGCCGATGGCGTACTGGTCGACCTGGACAAGGAACTGCGTCCGGGCGTATGGGTGAATACCAAGCAGGCCCTGGGCGTGGCCGTGGATGGCGGCGCCTGGCTGGTCGACGCCTATATGCAGCAACAGGACCTGGGTATCGTCCAGGTCGGCGACCGCGCCCGGTTCTATCCGGCCCGCGATGCGTCGGCGCCGCTGGCGGGCCGCGTGGTGTCCGTCGACACCGCGCGCACCCTGTACCTGCCAAACCCCATGCTCGGGACCGAACACGGCGGCCAGATTCCCGCGCATACCGTGCGGCAGGGGCAGACCATGCCCCGCGATGTGTTGTATCGCGTGCAGATCGCCCTGGATGCGCCACCGCCCTGGCTGTCGACGCGTCCCGGCGAAGTGGTGATCGATGTCCAACACCGGCGCTGGCTGCCCCAATGGGTCAATGACCTCATCGTGGTGGTCATCCGCGAAGCCGGTTTCTGA
- a CDS encoding 3-keto-5-aminohexanoate cleavage protein — MKPLKKKVIITCAVTGAIHTPTLSPALPYRPRDIAAQAVEAAEAGAAILHLHARDPDTGAPTGDPDIFAQFLPVIRDQTDAVLNLTTGGSPDMTVEARLAAALRFQPEMCSLNMGSMNFSMHPLAAKVENWKFPWERQYLLDSERFIFRNTFADIARVYQLMSDFGTRYEHECYDIGHLYNLAYFLDRGLVKPPLFIQSVFGILGGIGPESDNVVFMRRTADRLFGDDYVWSVLAAGRHQMPVTTQAALMGGNVRVGLEDSLYIGRGQLAQSNAEQVLKIRGILAELSLEIATPEEARRMLALKGRDLVKI; from the coding sequence ATGAAGCCGCTCAAGAAAAAGGTCATCATTACGTGCGCCGTGACGGGCGCCATCCATACGCCCACGTTGTCCCCGGCGCTTCCGTATCGCCCGCGCGACATCGCGGCGCAGGCCGTGGAGGCGGCCGAAGCGGGCGCGGCGATACTGCACCTGCACGCGCGCGACCCGGATACCGGCGCGCCCACCGGCGACCCGGACATCTTCGCGCAGTTCCTGCCGGTCATACGGGACCAGACCGACGCCGTCCTGAATCTGACCACCGGCGGCAGCCCCGACATGACGGTAGAGGCGCGCCTGGCCGCCGCGCTGCGGTTCCAGCCGGAAATGTGCTCCCTGAATATGGGATCGATGAATTTCTCCATGCATCCACTGGCGGCCAAGGTGGAGAACTGGAAATTCCCCTGGGAGCGCCAATACCTGCTGGACAGCGAGCGGTTCATATTCCGCAATACCTTCGCCGACATCGCGCGGGTCTATCAGCTGATGTCAGACTTCGGGACGCGGTATGAGCATGAGTGCTATGACATCGGCCACCTGTACAACCTGGCGTACTTCCTGGATCGCGGGCTGGTCAAGCCGCCGTTGTTCATCCAGAGCGTATTCGGGATCCTGGGCGGCATAGGCCCGGAATCCGACAACGTGGTGTTCATGCGGCGTACGGCGGACCGGCTGTTCGGCGACGATTATGTATGGTCCGTGCTGGCAGCCGGCCGGCATCAGATGCCCGTGACGACCCAGGCGGCCTTGATGGGTGGTAATGTGCGCGTCGGCCTGGAGGACAGCCTGTACATCGGCCGCGGGCAGCTGGCGCAGAGCAACGCGGAGCAGGTCCTCAAGATCCGCGGCATTCTGGCCGAACTGTCCCTGGAAATCGCAACGCCGGAGGAAGCCAGGCGGATGCTGGCGCTGAAAGGCCGGGACCTGGTGAAGATCTAG
- a CDS encoding LysR family transcriptional regulator: protein MDRMAAMETFVSVVEAGSFSAAARRLGLGQPAVSKSIAQMEQNLGVRLLLRSTRGLTTTDAGQRFYEHARRAIEEADEAELAARSASAGLSGKLRVTAAVTFARLHILPALKPFLDQHPQLDIDIALDDRNIDLLEEGIDVALRMGLLDDSAMTARRIGQSPRRVIGTPRYFEQAGIPQTPADLSRHQAIVYSQRGGGESWSFSQNGSEVAVVVAGRVRVSAAEGMRAAVLSDMGLAVASEWMFSPELADGKVRTVLTDWKLPPIDLWAVFPSGRLATSKARAFVAFVEEVLANAGP, encoded by the coding sequence ATGGACCGCATGGCGGCGATGGAAACGTTTGTCAGCGTGGTCGAGGCCGGCTCGTTCTCGGCTGCTGCCCGGCGCCTGGGCCTGGGCCAGCCCGCCGTGTCGAAATCCATTGCGCAGATGGAGCAGAACCTTGGCGTGAGGCTGTTGCTGCGCTCGACGCGCGGCCTGACGACCACCGATGCCGGCCAACGGTTCTACGAACATGCCAGGCGCGCGATCGAGGAAGCCGACGAAGCCGAACTGGCGGCGCGGTCGGCATCGGCGGGCCTTTCCGGCAAGCTGCGCGTGACGGCGGCCGTGACCTTCGCGCGGCTGCATATCCTGCCCGCGCTCAAGCCCTTCCTGGACCAGCATCCGCAATTGGACATCGACATTGCGCTGGACGACCGCAACATCGATCTGCTGGAGGAGGGCATCGACGTGGCCCTGCGCATGGGGCTGCTGGACGATTCGGCCATGACGGCACGCCGCATCGGGCAAAGCCCGCGTCGGGTGATCGGTACGCCGCGCTATTTCGAACAGGCAGGTATTCCCCAGACGCCGGCGGACCTCAGCCGCCACCAGGCCATCGTCTATTCGCAGCGCGGCGGCGGCGAGTCGTGGTCGTTCAGCCAGAATGGCAGCGAGGTCGCGGTGGTGGTCGCCGGCCGCGTGCGGGTCAGCGCCGCCGAAGGCATGCGCGCGGCGGTGCTGAGCGACATGGGACTGGCGGTGGCATCCGAATGGATGTTTTCGCCTGAACTGGCGGACGGGAAGGTGCGGACCGTGCTCACGGACTGGAAGCTGCCGCCCATCGATCTATGGGCGGTCTTCCCTTCCGGCAGGCTGGCGACATCCAAGGCCCGCGCCTTCGTCGCCTTCGTCGAGGAAGTGCTGGCGAACGCCGGGCCTTGA
- a CDS encoding MarR family winged helix-turn-helix transcriptional regulator, translating to MEQLHCNCTSLRSAARTLTSVYDEVLRPSGIRVTQFTILARLAAIGETRVNELAEKLAMDRTTLGRNLRPLERDELVQIRVGEDRRERLIDLSPKGRRVLQTAMPLWESIHDRFERQFGKRRAKDLREVLADVVTVGQALYVEQAA from the coding sequence GTGGAACAACTTCATTGCAATTGCACGTCCCTGCGCAGTGCTGCCCGTACCCTGACGTCTGTCTATGACGAGGTGCTGCGCCCGTCCGGCATCCGGGTGACGCAGTTCACCATTCTTGCGCGTCTCGCCGCGATCGGCGAAACACGCGTCAATGAACTGGCGGAAAAGCTCGCCATGGATCGAACGACGTTGGGGCGCAACCTGCGTCCGCTGGAACGCGACGAGCTGGTACAGATACGGGTCGGCGAGGACCGCCGTGAACGCCTGATCGACCTGAGCCCCAAGGGGCGGCGCGTCTTGCAGACGGCCATGCCCCTATGGGAGAGCATCCACGACCGGTTCGAACGGCAATTCGGAAAGCGCCGGGCAAAGGACCTCCGGGAGGTCCTTGCCGATGTCGTGACGGTGGGACAGGCGCTGTACGTGGAGCAGGCAGCCTAG
- a CDS encoding ketopantoate reductase family protein has product MRLLVVGAGSTGGYFGGRLAQAGRDVTFLVRPSRAAHLRETGLHLVSPHGDATVHPKVVTADGIDAPYEAILLTVKGFQLEAALNDIAPAVGPETMILPVLNGMDHMGTIARRFSRANVVGCALKVATVLEDDGSIVQLTPMQDLAYGELDGGDTARMRELDGFFSGVAIGARRSPVIHREMWEKWVLLASAGAITCLMRGTVGQVEACPGGATFASNLVDEVVAIVNAVGVPPSADFLTAARAQLTAKGSPLASSMFRDLQRGRAVEVENIIGDLVRHAEAAGIPCPLLSAAYVHLLVYQNGLVAQR; this is encoded by the coding sequence ATGCGATTACTCGTGGTCGGGGCCGGATCCACCGGCGGCTATTTCGGCGGGCGGCTCGCCCAGGCGGGCCGTGATGTCACGTTTCTGGTGCGGCCCTCGCGCGCGGCGCACCTGCGCGAGACCGGACTGCATCTGGTCAGTCCGCATGGCGATGCGACCGTGCATCCCAAGGTCGTCACGGCGGACGGTATCGATGCCCCGTACGAGGCGATCCTGCTGACGGTGAAAGGGTTTCAGCTTGAAGCGGCCCTGAACGATATCGCGCCCGCGGTGGGGCCGGAGACCATGATATTGCCGGTGCTGAACGGCATGGATCACATGGGCACGATCGCGCGGCGGTTCTCCCGCGCCAATGTGGTGGGGTGTGCGCTGAAGGTTGCGACAGTGCTGGAGGACGACGGCAGCATCGTGCAACTGACGCCCATGCAGGACCTTGCCTATGGCGAACTCGATGGCGGCGATACGGCGCGCATGCGCGAGCTGGACGGCTTTTTCAGCGGCGTCGCCATTGGCGCCAGGCGCTCGCCGGTCATTCACCGCGAGATGTGGGAAAAATGGGTGCTGCTGGCCTCCGCCGGCGCGATTACCTGCCTGATGCGCGGGACGGTAGGACAGGTGGAGGCATGCCCCGGAGGCGCGACCTTCGCATCGAACCTCGTGGACGAGGTCGTGGCGATCGTCAACGCCGTGGGCGTGCCGCCTTCGGCCGACTTCCTCACCGCCGCGCGGGCCCAGCTCACCGCCAAGGGGTCGCCCCTGGCGTCGTCGATGTTCCGCGACCTCCAGCGGGGCAGGGCGGTGGAAGTCGAGAACATTATTGGCGATCTGGTCCGGCATGCCGAAGCGGCGGGGATTCCCTGCCCGCTGTTGTCCGCTGCGTACGTTCATCTGCTCGTCTACCAGAACGGGCTTGTGGCGCAGCGCTAG
- a CDS encoding tripartite tricarboxylate transporter substrate binding protein, which yields MKAKTSTIRRLVLACALMCQAALVAAQTYPNRPVTVKVAYPPGGPADVAARKLQPGLQGALKQPFVMENVPGAGGSIAARAVLGAAPDGYTLLVTTGNDAILAPLTVKAARYAATDLRLISVIFPTDFALVTSADHDFKDVDALVQASQAGGAREMTYGTWGHGSAPHLVGVDFIASTGARILDVPYKGAAPVVAALLSRQIDMAFVPLAANVLSLVAAGKIRVVGIANTQRNPHLPQVPTLNEGKTLRNFVYSAWAGLFVPASMPESVVASLSQTMERLVQEPEFQAFIRESGALPVTPLTASQAAALYRAEAEKYASVARSIKLEPQ from the coding sequence ATGAAAGCAAAGACCTCGACCATCCGGCGCCTCGTCCTGGCGTGCGCCTTGATGTGCCAAGCCGCGCTCGTGGCAGCGCAAACCTACCCGAACCGCCCCGTGACGGTCAAGGTGGCATATCCGCCGGGCGGTCCGGCCGACGTCGCGGCGCGCAAACTGCAGCCGGGATTGCAGGGCGCCCTGAAGCAGCCCTTCGTAATGGAGAATGTCCCGGGTGCGGGAGGTTCCATTGCGGCGCGCGCGGTGCTTGGCGCTGCGCCGGACGGCTACACCCTGCTCGTGACGACCGGCAACGATGCCATCCTCGCCCCGCTCACGGTCAAGGCGGCGCGCTATGCCGCGACCGACCTGCGCCTGATCTCCGTCATTTTTCCTACTGATTTCGCGCTGGTCACCAGCGCGGATCACGACTTCAAGGACGTGGACGCGCTGGTGCAGGCTTCGCAGGCAGGCGGAGCAAGGGAGATGACCTACGGCACATGGGGGCATGGGTCCGCTCCGCACCTGGTCGGCGTGGACTTCATCGCGTCCACGGGCGCGCGGATACTGGATGTGCCCTACAAAGGCGCGGCCCCGGTCGTCGCGGCCCTGCTGAGCAGGCAGATCGACATGGCTTTCGTGCCGCTGGCGGCGAATGTGCTGTCCCTGGTGGCGGCCGGCAAGATCCGCGTCGTCGGGATCGCGAATACCCAAAGGAATCCCCACTTGCCGCAGGTGCCCACGCTGAACGAGGGCAAGACCCTGCGCAACTTCGTCTACAGCGCGTGGGCGGGCTTGTTCGTGCCCGCATCCATGCCCGAAAGCGTGGTGGCGTCATTGAGCCAGACCATGGAGCGCCTGGTCCAGGAGCCGGAGTTCCAGGCTTTCATCCGGGAGTCCGGTGCATTGCCCGTGACACCGCTTACCGCCTCGCAAGCGGCGGCCCTTTACCGCGCGGAAGCCGAGAAATACGCCAGCGTCGCGCGGAGCATCAAGCTCGAACCGCAGTGA